Proteins encoded by one window of Haematobia irritans isolate KBUSLIRL chromosome 2, ASM5000362v1, whole genome shotgun sequence:
- the LOC142223965 gene encoding uncharacterized protein LOC142223965: MCRCCQNCWEDIYWNCFEEKFCYDETIANYNPDDDEEYLASKKNGNILGRIQPADNNNVTVPAIIIDQPLRRGNSSALFSNAKIHEEDYRRETQTNVPMLGPEILAVFANSQIFQDHQPTKLNRISTKPTLAGIHSPKRELPTTPKESDQDRLLRRLEANLNGDTLDSPNEKTVTDHKDAVPEKRITFTISPDSSPEESLTITPKKFEAIAEEESPSATTTPNANADMDDEVILRPRLIDRHPHLLPPTGISNTPRKNHLRSVKSVPHFNVRSAASETDIFSITGSGNQISMTPEVPSISFSNLPKHYEDTPTIEKYRVSQSLYSIQTANAARANNLDYSMPRYFRRSAMLSASSEMLSGGGAGSLATPSTSSSREEVRRPEKEKSKRLQMLRGALPPLLIHSVSFRKNRDEAKQVD, encoded by the exons CCAATTATAATCCTGACGATGATGAAGAATATCTGGCCAGTAAAAAGAATGGCAATATATTGGGACGTATACAACCGGCAGATAATAATAATGTCACAGTGCCAGCAATTATCATTGATCAACCATTGCGTAGGGGAAATTCATCAGCATTATTCAG TAATGCTAAAATCCATGAAGAAGATTATCGCCGTGAAACACAAACCAATGTACCAATGCTGGGACCCGAAATTCTTGCCGTATTTGCCAATTCTCAAATATTCCAGGATCATCAGCCGACTAAATTGAATCGTATTAGTACGAAACCTACATTAGCCGGTATACACTCACCGAAACGTGAGTTGCCCACCACGCCCAAGGAATCGGATCAGGATCGTTTGCTAAGACGTTTGGAAG CAAATCTCAATGGCGATACTTTGGACTCACCCAATGAGAAGACCGTTACTGATCACAAAGATGCCGTACCAGAAAAACGCATCACTTTTACCATAAGTCCAGATTCTTCGCCCGAGGAAAGTTTAACCATAACACCCAAGAAATTTGAAGCCATAGCCGAAGAAGAATCCCCCTCGGCTACAACTACACCCAATGCAAATGCAGATATGGATGATGAAGTAATCCTACGACCACGTCTCATTGATAGACATCCACATCTATTGCCGCCCACCGGTATCTCGAACACACCACGTAAGAACCATTTGCGTAGTGTTAAAAGTGTGCCACATTTCAATGTACGTTCGGCTGCAAGTGAAACGGATATATTCTCCATTACCGGTTCGGGTAATCAAATCAGTATGACACCTGAAGTACCATCCATATCGTTTAGTAATTTACCCAAACACTATGAAGATACTCCAACAATTGAGAAATATCGTGTCTCTCAATCATTGTACTCCATACAAACGGCCAATGCAGCCAGGGCCAATAATTTAGATTATTCGATGCCACGTTATTTCCGTAGATCGGCAATGCTATCGGCCAGTTCGGAGATGTTGTCCGGTGGTGGTGCTGGTTCATTGGCCACACCCTCAACTTCTTCGTCACGCGAAGAAGTTCGTCGTCCCGAAAAGGAAAAGAGTAAACGTTTGCAAATGTTACGTGGAGCCTTGCCACCATTGCTTATACATTCGGTATCCTTCCGTAAGAATCGGGATGAGGCAAAACAAGTGGATTGA